The Panacibacter microcysteis genome includes a window with the following:
- a CDS encoding response regulator, with protein sequence MAIKVIVYDDNKDRRESLKILINIQPEMACTGIFKDCLNVWNDIVNTQPDVILMDIDMPEMSGIEGVKMIRKQYPDVKIIMQTVFDDTDKIFAAIEAGADGYFLKTTSTAKIIEGIKEVMEGGAPMTATVAKKVLTKFKDQPKNITEVFELNEQERTILNHLVNGLSYKMIADVTNVSYSAVNMYIKRIYKKLQVHSATEAISKATKNRLV encoded by the coding sequence ATGGCTATAAAGGTGATAGTGTACGATGACAACAAAGACCGGCGTGAAAGCCTTAAGATATTGATCAATATTCAGCCGGAAATGGCTTGCACCGGTATCTTTAAAGATTGTCTCAATGTTTGGAATGATATTGTAAACACTCAGCCAGATGTAATTCTGATGGATATAGACATGCCGGAAATGAGTGGTATAGAAGGCGTAAAAATGATACGAAAACAATATCCGGATGTTAAGATAATCATGCAAACAGTATTTGATGATACCGATAAAATATTTGCAGCCATAGAAGCCGGTGCAGATGGCTATTTTCTTAAAACCACTTCTACTGCAAAGATCATTGAAGGAATAAAAGAAGTGATGGAAGGTGGTGCGCCAATGACTGCTACTGTTGCCAAAAAAGTACTTACAAAATTTAAAGACCAACCTAAAAATATAACCGAAGTTTTTGAATTAAATGAACAGGAAAGAACCATTTTAAATCATCTTGTTAATGGGTTAAGTTATAAGATGATTGCTGATGTAACCAATGTTTCTTACTCAGCCGTAAATATGTACATTAAACGTATCTATAAAAAGCTACAGGTACATTCCGCCACAGAAGCTATTTCAAAAGCTACTAAAAACAGGCTGGTATAA
- a CDS encoding ligand-binding sensor domain-containing protein has product MRTAVILLFVIVLCILNTVDLFAQIEGKQVYPVFEKLSAEYGLSQGTLQDILQDKEGFMWFATQDGLNRYDGNNMKIYRYNPEDKFSLPDNDIMQIEQDERGNIWVGTLTKGLFLFDTKQERFYPVNPGTITKQTADEIRMIECKGNKMWVLFDKDYCVYDISSVTLENIITSGNANISLLFSFNSLANTTGKKLTDEFGVFWIKWMPDNSIFMAWKDSVMMIMPQTVSNQQWKIAYEKSSAFGMDKNQTIFHFYPVGNGDSIVFIGISKLSVYSKSLHKVIYQKDFGKYNQLADNFYWYYPVFVNNEDIMFFDKLNCLSFNPRTQQFKRYNVDKTNPDGHFTSFANYKDRDGILWIGDIGHGLYKYNSRRELFSTDKPLADESIFIEDMLGNVYGFDGSESYLINRQNKKPQPAIPQKLLNGKWLYPKILCIDRKGNIWFRATSKQKFESLTRYYNTTTPQPSKRIFYQALALLKYDMHNGKVEDHSALLPKEVFGNVRYHLSVFTDNDNNLWQLIYGFDKNCRFEVADASTGKLKATYILPLPVQQADRDIFYFTHFQDAAGIFWFGTNQGLFSFNEPSNQWKLYKNNTADTSSLSGDYIFSICADPVQPDRYLWVGTNGRGFNRFDKQTGKCIQYSDKDGLPNNTVFGILNDDFGNLWLSTNKGISCFDIQQKKVRNFTFEDGLPGNEFIRGQFLKSRSGEMFFGSVNGIVWFNPKDLLESVLPGNNIFITSLSILNKPVDYKTDSSVISSPIQYTKTITLPYEKNVIGLGFALLQYTNPEKKHYKYKLQGFNDDWVDNGTNTTVTFTNLDPGTYQFYVTGSNSDGIWNEQGASLTIIITPPWYRTWWFLSLVVLLIASSLYATYRYRLYQSLKLLNMRNKIASDLHDEIGSTLSSITVYSDIIEEREKDKELEMIAGRISESSRNMLVVMSDIVWSINPKNDRFDNIILRMKSFAYEILETQNRQFHFEADESLNSIKISMNDRKNFYLIFKETLNNAVKYAEPKNVWIIVHLVNRQIHFTLKDDGIGFNTRQYKEGNGLINMHRRAKDLKGTLTINSQPGKGTEVTLQFPV; this is encoded by the coding sequence ATGCGTACAGCAGTTATTTTATTGTTTGTAATAGTACTCTGCATTTTAAATACAGTGGATTTGTTTGCGCAAATTGAGGGCAAGCAGGTATATCCTGTGTTTGAAAAGCTAAGCGCAGAGTATGGTTTATCGCAGGGTACTTTGCAGGATATTTTACAGGACAAAGAAGGCTTTATGTGGTTTGCAACGCAGGATGGCCTGAACAGGTATGATGGAAACAATATGAAAATTTACCGCTATAACCCGGAGGATAAATTTTCACTGCCTGATAATGACATAATGCAGATTGAACAGGATGAACGAGGCAATATTTGGGTTGGTACACTAACAAAAGGTTTATTTCTGTTTGATACAAAACAGGAAAGGTTTTACCCCGTAAATCCCGGAACAATAACTAAACAAACAGCAGATGAAATAAGGATGATCGAATGTAAAGGAAATAAGATGTGGGTTTTGTTTGATAAAGATTACTGTGTATATGATATTAGTAGTGTAACCCTTGAGAATATTATTACATCAGGTAATGCCAATATTAGCCTGCTGTTTAGCTTCAACAGCCTTGCAAACACTACCGGTAAAAAACTGACCGATGAATTCGGCGTATTCTGGATAAAATGGATGCCGGACAACAGCATTTTTATGGCATGGAAAGATTCAGTAATGATGATAATGCCACAAACCGTCAGTAATCAGCAATGGAAGATTGCTTATGAAAAATCTTCTGCATTCGGGATGGATAAGAACCAAACAATTTTTCATTTCTACCCGGTTGGCAATGGCGACAGCATTGTGTTTATTGGTATTTCAAAATTGTCTGTTTACAGCAAAAGTCTCCATAAAGTTATTTACCAAAAAGACTTTGGTAAGTATAATCAGTTGGCAGATAACTTTTACTGGTATTACCCGGTTTTTGTGAACAATGAAGACATTATGTTTTTCGATAAACTCAACTGCCTCTCTTTTAATCCACGCACGCAACAGTTTAAAAGATACAATGTAGACAAGACCAATCCCGACGGCCACTTTACCAGCTTTGCAAATTACAAAGACAGGGATGGGATATTATGGATTGGCGATATAGGCCACGGGTTGTATAAATACAATAGCCGCAGAGAATTATTCAGTACAGATAAGCCACTTGCTGATGAGTCAATCTTTATTGAAGATATGCTAGGAAATGTATATGGTTTCGATGGTAGTGAATCCTATTTGATAAATCGGCAGAACAAAAAGCCTCAGCCGGCTATTCCCCAAAAATTGCTGAATGGAAAGTGGCTTTACCCTAAGATTTTGTGCATAGATAGAAAGGGAAATATTTGGTTCAGGGCTACATCAAAGCAAAAGTTTGAATCGCTGACACGCTACTATAACACAACGACTCCACAACCATCAAAAAGAATTTTCTATCAGGCACTTGCTCTTTTAAAATATGATATGCATAACGGAAAAGTGGAGGATCATTCTGCACTACTTCCAAAAGAAGTTTTCGGAAACGTCAGGTACCATCTATCTGTTTTTACCGATAATGACAATAATCTGTGGCAATTGATTTACGGTTTTGATAAAAACTGCAGGTTTGAAGTTGCTGATGCCAGTACCGGTAAGCTAAAAGCAACATATATACTACCATTACCGGTACAGCAGGCAGATCGTGATATATTTTATTTCACCCATTTTCAGGATGCCGCCGGTATTTTTTGGTTCGGTACCAACCAGGGACTGTTTAGTTTTAATGAGCCCAGTAACCAATGGAAACTGTATAAAAACAACACAGCCGATACAAGCTCTCTTAGTGGCGACTATATTTTTTCCATTTGCGCAGATCCTGTGCAACCGGACAGATATTTGTGGGTAGGCACTAATGGCCGGGGCTTTAACAGGTTTGATAAACAAACCGGAAAGTGCATACAATACAGTGACAAAGACGGTCTGCCAAATAATACTGTATTCGGCATTTTGAACGATGATTTCGGTAACCTTTGGCTAAGCACTAATAAAGGAATAAGTTGTTTCGATATTCAGCAAAAAAAAGTTAGAAATTTTACTTTTGAAGATGGTTTACCTGGTAACGAATTTATACGAGGCCAATTCTTAAAATCAAGATCCGGCGAAATGTTTTTCGGTAGTGTTAATGGTATTGTATGGTTCAATCCCAAAGACTTATTAGAGTCTGTACTTCCCGGCAATAATATTTTTATTACAAGTCTTTCTATATTGAATAAGCCTGTAGATTATAAAACGGATAGCTCAGTTATTAGCAGCCCCATTCAATATACAAAAACCATCACGTTGCCATATGAAAAAAATGTGATTGGTTTAGGTTTCGCTTTATTACAATACACTAATCCTGAAAAGAAACACTACAAATATAAACTGCAAGGGTTTAACGATGACTGGGTTGACAACGGTACCAATACTACTGTAACATTTACCAATCTAGATCCTGGTACATACCAGTTTTATGTAACAGGCAGTAATAGTGACGGCATCTGGAACGAACAAGGTGCTTCACTAACTATTATCATCACGCCGCCGTGGTATAGAACCTGGTGGTTTTTAAGCCTCGTGGTATTGCTTATCGCCAGTTCTTTATATGCAACCTATCGTTACAGGCTATACCAGTCGCTTAAGTTATTGAACATGCGTAATAAAATTGCCAGTGACCTGCATGACGAAATAGGCTCAACACTTAGTAGCATTACTGTTTACAGCGATATCATTGAGGAACGGGAGAAAGATAAAGAGCTGGAAATGATTGCTGGGAGAATCAGCGAAAGTTCCCGCAATATGCTCGTTGTAATGAGTGATATTGTATGGAGCATTAATCCAAAAAATGACCGCTTTGACAATATTATTTTACGCATGAAGTCATTTGCGTATGAAATACTTGAAACGCAAAACAGGCAATTCCATTTCGAAGCAGATGAGTCGCTAAACAGTATAAAAATATCTATGAACGACAGAAAGAACTTTTACCTCATTTTTAAAGAGACCCTGAACAATGCTGTTAAATATGCCGAACCCAAAAATGTTTGGATTATTGTACACCTGGTTAACAGGCAAATCCACTTTACTTTAAAAGATGACGGCATCGGGTTTAATACCAGGCAATATAAAGAAGGTAATGGCCTAATTAATATGCACCGGCGTGCAAAAGATTTAAAAGGAACTCTTACTATCAATTCGCAGCCGGGGAAAGGTACAGAAGTGACACTGCAGTTTCCGGTGTAA